AATTAACATGGGTGTCCCATCAGGTCTGTCAATAAAACTCATTGGAATCTCTTCGGTCGCTAAACTGCGATTAGAATTATTACCACCAAAATACATTGCAGAATCACTGAATGGATCTTCGTCGTCAGCAacattcaattgaatttttttctcaTTTGAAACTAAACTATTCTTAGTTATATTTGGTCTGTTTGGATCAGTTGGGTCATATCCTTGTGGATATTGGTTGAAATCACCACGTGCCCACATCTCTCTAATAATGTCAACATCTGATGggtaaaataatttcagaAATACATCATATGTAAACCTCGGTAATAAACAAAACATAACACCAATAAAGGTAATACCCCAAAATACTGGTACACCATAAATACGAGATGCAGCCttgaaatattcattaCTGATTAAAGAACTAGTCCAGATACCAGTCCAGCCGTATAATACGATTATAGATAGACCAATAAAGAACCCTGTAAACCAATCCCATCTATATTGATGAATCAAAATGTACAGATTACATGCAATAACAGCAATGGTTGCGACCATGGTACCGACATAATAACGATGCTCTAAACCTAAACCATTATTAGAAACATACATTGTCTTATGATAGATTAAATATgggaaaaagaaacaaataataGACTGATATAGACCATCTACCATATACCAAATAAATTTCCTTTGGTTCCATTCTAATCTTAAAATACCTACTTTGTATAATTCTGGAACCAATAAAGAGATGGTATCATTGACATCTTGATCTAAAATACCCATGAAAATAACAGGCAGCGAAGTAAATGCCAAGTTATAGAAGGAAAGATATGTATATTCAAACAGATAAGAACCATCAAAGTTATTGTAAATACCATAGAAGAATAAAGCTAGagtaaaaataacattCTTGTAAAAGAATGATGGAATCATCTCTGCTAATCTTTTGTATGACCATCTACCATGAACCAGAACCAATCTAGTTAAATATCTAAATTGACCAATAGCATAATCGGAACACATTACAGCTTGACGACCTTCTTCACCTGCAATACCAACACCGACATCAGCAGATTGGATCATTGCTACATCGTTGGAACCATCACCAATTGCTAGGGTCATGACATCCAAAGTATTTTTGACTAATTTTGTAACAGCAGCTTTTTGGGAAGGAGAAACTCTACAACATAAGACCGCTTTACAGTTTttacataataataaaaacttACGTCTGATATCTTCACCGCTTAAAGCCAACTTTAAAGCATCACCATCAATGACAACACCAAAGTTTCCATGAGGCACATCATGTTGCAGTTTAGCTTCTGCCAATTCCAATTCATTACCGCTCATGTTGAAATGCTCTCTCAAGTACTTGGAAAGTAAACTATTTACTATTTCAAAAGGATCTTCACCATATTTTGATACATCTTCACCTTGAGATTTGATAACCAGTAATTCcatatcattatttagTAAATTACATGAAAAACCAATATTAATGGCAGTTTCAACTTTATCACCGGTTAATACCCACAATTTGATACCTGCATCAGCTAATAAAGCAATAGAATCGGGCACACCATCTTGTAAACGATCTTCAATTGCAGTACCTCCCAATAAAACTAAATCACGTTCAATTTGATCAGAAATTCTTTCTAGTTCTTCTTCCCTGTTGTTTAATGAGGAAGCAGCTACATCATATTGTTTACTCCATTTTTCATATTCGGACCAGGAAATTTCTCTTTGAGCTATACATAGGGTTCTCAGACCTTCTGTTGCATATTGCTCAAGATGTAATGCGGTCttttctaataatgttTCATCATTTTGGTTGTTATCTTTGCTTAATCTGGAATAAATAATGGAATCAGCACCTTtacaaattaataaagCGCTTGGTTCAGACTCTGGAGTTGGACCAggaattttaataatacaacTCATTCTCTTTCtagatgaattgaattCCAATATATTCAACACTTGGAATTCCTTCTGAACACCTTGAATTTCAACAATTAAACCTGTCTTAGTCTTACCAACAAAACTAAAACCTAAATCTCTTGCAGTACCAACTAAAGCAGCTTCATCCGGTGATTGTGCTTTCAAATCTAACCTATCAGGATCATTTTTATGAGGTTCCACTAACACAGAATGACATAAAGATAAAGCCAACATAAAATGTTCATcacattttttttgataatcaCCATTTTCACCCTTTAAATCCTTTACAAATTCTTTAGAAACAAATGTCATTTCATCAGGATAAAACTGagaattattagaaattgattttaaatcaGCAATCATGGTGTCTTTATCTTTAGCAATTTCTGCTTTTTCTCTTCTACCTTCTTCTTCGACGTTGATACCTTGACGTTTTCTTAGACCAGCCAATGCTTCAGTGTATGCACGGCCATATGAGACACCATTGATTGtacattttttgaattccATTACATTTTGGGTTAAAGTACCTGTTTTATCAGAAAATATGTATTCAACCTGCCCAAGATCATCAGAGATATTCCAAGATTTTGGAGTACAAGGATAATCCAATTTTGCATTATACAGTAAAACATCACCATATATAAAAGCAGCTTGGGCAGTCTTTATAATTTCAACAGAAATATACAACGAAATTGGAACAAGGGATTGGTATAAAATAACGGCAACCCAAAATGAAACAAAACCATTAGTAGCAGGGGAACCACCGATTGTACCATATTCAAAATAGTTCCTTGAGGTCCctgatttattataataaacaCCATTAATAATACCAGAGACAAAACATAAAACGAATAGTAATAAGAAATTGATAACAACAGAAAAGTTTAATTCTCTCGCAATTCTAGATTTTTTGGTAGGCGTCACACCAGCATTTAACATAATTTTTGTATCATTACCAGTGAAGATAACAATACCCATCGCCCATTTTGTGTTTCTAAGTGTACAACCACGaagtaataaattattaatattaattggTTCATTGCTCATATCTCCGGTAGCTGGATCGacatatttcaaattaCCTTGATAGGTATAAAGATTAGCATGAGGACCTTCACTTTCAATCCAAAATTTAGACCTACCAATATCACGGGAGCTTCTGACAGGAATGGAACATTTTAATGCGTTACGTACTTTTAAGTTAGTTTCACCATCTAAATTTTTGGTTTCAACGTAACAACCACCATCATGATCAGAAGTAGAtagtaaaataatatcagcaggaatttcatcatcattatgAATACGTACAATATCACCAACGTTTACATTCTTCCAATAGTCCTTAGAAAACTTGCAATCTTCTCTTGGGGGTAGCGACTTATCGATAACGGTACCATTATTAGCATACATATCGTAAGGTTCATCTACGTCATAGTCTAATGAAGGGCGACCGTATTCCGCAGAACCCCTATAACTTTCCATTGAATCCAATGAGTTCCTTGGGTTGCCAGAAGCTTCTCTCGTTCTCTGTACATGTAACTTATTACGTTGTCTTTGAgcttttttctttttaccTTCTTCAGTAAAGCTTTCTTTACAgtaatcaataaatttaaataatagtCTAGAATTGGCTTTCTTAAACTTTCTCCAAAGAGAGATATTATCAACagaaacattattatttggtaCACCCGATAAAATGTAGGTCCTCGTATTGTTAACTTCTAAATCTAAAACAGTTCTTCTAGAATCTTCAATAGCATCCTTAAATGCAGTAATACAAACAATGACGATCAATGGAACAGAAGCAAACCCTGGATTTGTAACAccaaaaatttgaaatgcACCAAGAATAATTAGAACTAAGAAATAAACATTTgcaaaattttgaaattgaaataaaatattcttagGGAAGAAAGTAATCGGTGTATATTTCGTAGTTCTGATCTTGTTACGAACATAATCGACAATTGGATGACCATCCTCATCTAATGTGTCAGCTGGCATATCCATGTTAAAATAAACTGTTCTATGTTCATCTGCTCGATTTTTCTCTGCTGCATCGTCTAACGAATCTTCCATACCtataaattcttcaaaaggattttgaaaatttttctttgccCATTTCAAAGTCTTTGCTCTTCCTACGTTAGGTCTaccttttttatttctatgAGTACCCCAACGTAATCTTTTCATTCTATTACCATTATGATTTAATTCATTGTCTTCAGCTTCATCTTCAAgatcatttttcaaactGGTATGAGTTTCTAACTCATCTTCGAATGGTTCGAAAGCGCCTTTGTTGTCctttttattcaaatgaGGAGTAGCTTCGAATGAATGGGCATCGTTTTGGTCATCATAACTCAAACTATTTTcgttatcattatcaaatGCCacatctttaaattcatcagtattcaaaaattgtaCTTTGGGATTTGTATCATTGTGAGATTCACTCCCATTGCTATTCTCCATATTGGTCTCAAACggattattattattgtctATTTGATCTTCAAAGGGATTTCCTGAGGGCATCTCTAATGGAGCAATGGATATATTCTAACAGAGTGAACTACAAGAGAAACAAAAGATCtcaaaacaacaacaaaaaaaaaacgaAATAGTTAtctattcaaataaaaactttatcttatattaatgaaacttAACTTAAAAACTCGTGAAATTTGAACAGAATTAAATCAGTAGCAAACTTTCACTTGGCACGATAAATTTTTCctaataattattaatgagTAAAGTCAATCTATCCTTCAAGAGAACCGTCGAATCTCTTAACCGCACTTCTTAAATACTCCacttaaataaaatgacTAGCATTACAAGTTACCAAGGTAGAGgtataaataataatcaaatcaaatttatataacCTTATTATACTCTATCCGTAGATTCTAAAGGTAAATTGCtgttaaattcaatataaagtattttttttcagttcATGTAATGAATAGGCTTGAAAATCCCGCCgcataaaatatttctcaCTGATGAACGTTGCGACAGTAACCAATGATGACAGTAATTGATTATTAGGCTAGAGAGCCCATACAACCTCTAGtgattgatattaaaaacacATTCTTTGCAGTATTCGATAGAGTTTATTTAAAGTAACTTTTACATTATTTATGAAGTTACTATGGGATTGTTTAAGCCCGGGAAGAAGCGTCAGGATCTCTACCTTTTAAACCTCATCTCGGAATGGCACTTATCATTATGACATTCAGTTCACTGATTATAGACATTTATAATTGTGTATATATTgattgtttaaatatatatttatgtatatgtatatttatcaaGGTGCAAAATTTTGTCACATTTTAAGTAAGTGATAGTACCGCTCGCATTATTCGtaataaatattagaaGTCACAAGATAGCGGGTCCATGTGTTAACCATCCGCATTCATTGAGCTAGCTAACGTACTGTTTAGGAAGAACGATTGTCTCAAGAAAAATCTGAGTGTGAGACACTGCTTATTCCTTTGCTTGTGCATATTTTTGGGTCCACTCTTTAGCTGTTGCAATCGCACCAGTCTCATTCTTTATCCAATCTTCAGCGACGTCGTTTGCTAATGGATCATTAGGATTTGGACTTGCTAGCAGTGCCTGTATGGACAATAATACAGTTCTGATTTGTAATGCAGGTGACCAATTAGTTTTTAGCACGTCTAAACATATACGACCCAATCTATCAATATTTGGATGGTAGATTTTGGTTAGGAAACGAACTTTAGGACTTTCCATAGGATAATCATCAGGTAAAAACAACtctaaatcaaatatacCATGTTCGTATGGAGACCCTTCTGGACCCTCGATTGTCACTGAAAAATAACGCAAATTGTCATCATGAGGTTCAGCAGTAATACCAGGTACTGGGTCACTAACTAACCTCTCTGTCTCTTTAATGATTCTTTTTGGTAACGATGccattattataaattctTTCACTGCCTGTGTCTATGGATACTTATCTTTCCGTCCACTCGTTCACctttaagaaataattatatGTTCTAgtgtttatatatctttttcaaaatttaaaaacgttaagataatattattgatttttagTATGTTTAATATGTTAAATGATGACCTGTGAAGGAGTACGTATATGTGCCTGATTCCCTAAGATCGGTGacattaatataattatgatATCTTTATAAGTTACCCAAAAGGGGATTCAAAGTTTAAAGAGTGAAGGCTTCAGTTTTTcgatattttcaataatttaaagaCATGCATTCGGGTAACTAGCAGTGTTTCATGCAACAGTTCCTTTACCATCAGGGGACGACAAGAAAGATTACAGCATTCCATTAAAGTAATAAGAAAgcattttaaaattgacTTAGGCTGATATATAACTAGATGgataattaattaataaacatattgattaagaaataaaaagacatttaaaactaaaaaggaataaaaaaaaataaaaataagaagGAATTATATCTATTCATTCTGTTATTAGAATGGATCAAATTAAATGCACTTcatttcaattctttttcttctttcttattcaaaaaatccTCACTTTCAATTGActtattgttgttgttcttgTTGTTCTTGCTTAAAAGATTCATAAGCAGCAGATGCTTCATTGAAATGTtgttcaaataattcatcattttctaataatggCATGACTTCTTGTGGTGGTAAATCTAAAATCATACCAGTAATCTTACCGGCAGCTTCTTCATCAGAGGTCTTGGAGGAGACTCTCTTGTATAACTCTTCACCTAAAGCTTGtctttgtttttgttgGTATAATTGGTCGTTACCTGGGAAGTTACCTTGTGGGGCACCTTGTGGTGGGACACCGTAAACTGGACCATTTCTGAATTGTTGACGTGGAACAGCACCCATTGGAGAGTTTGGACCGTTGAATGGAACACCTCTTGGTGGCATAACACCGTAGAACATTGGTTGCATGAATTGACCTGGCATACCGGCAGCGGCGGCAGCGGCAGCAGCAGTGGCTTGTTGGTATCTCAATTGGTTTCTAGCTTGAATTTGTTGGGCTAACTGAGAGCGTCTGACGTCCTTTCTTTGAGCAATAGCAACATATAATGGTTTACCAGCAACAATTTGTTGGTTCTTTTCGGTAATAGCCTTAGTAGCTTCTTCTGGGGTAGAGAAACAGACGAAACCAAAGTTCTTAGACTTACCTTCTTCGTTTCTCATAACCTTAGCGGAAGTAATAGAACCGAAAGGAGCAAATTCGGCttccaatttttcatcatcaataGAATCATCTAAATTCTTGACGAATAAGTTCACACCTTGGTATTTAGCCAATTTTTCTAATCTAGAAGCTTCGTattgtttctttaattcTTGTAGACGTTCGTATTTCTTTTGAGCACGACCGacatataatttttgaCCTTTGAACTCTAAGTCATTTAATTCCTCGACAGCCTTAGCAGCATCATCGtggttttcaaaattaatgaaaccGAAACCTCTGAATTTACCTTCAGAATCTTTTTCCATAGCAATAGAAGTAATTGGACCGTACTTGGAGAATAAAGCTGTGAATTCATCTTCTGGAGTATCGACGTCGACATTCTTAACGTAAACGTTAGTGAAGTTAGCCTTAacttcttctaatttagATTCTCTGTCTTTCTTGGAGACGTGTTGGGCGACATAAACTTCACGACCATTCAACATCATACCGTTAATAGCGTCAACGGCTTCAACAGCAGCATTATCTTCTTCGAAATGAACAAAACCAAAACCTTTAGACTTACCAGTTTCATCAGTAGCAATTTTACAAGATAAAATGTTACCGAAAACGGAGAAAGTATCGTGTAAAGCTTTATTGTCGATATCTGGATGTAAATtcttaatgaaaatattaccAGCACCTTTCTTTCTTAAAGCTGGGTCACGTTGAGACCACATGATTCTGCATGGCTTACCCTTGATTGGagaataatttaatttttcaatggcAGTTCTACCAGATTCATGGTCGTTGAAATTAACGTAAGCATAACCTAAGGAAGTCTTGGTGATAGCATCACGACAAACACGAATGGAAGTGACTGGACCAATTGGGGAGAAGATATCGTACAGTAAAGCTTCGGAAACAGATGGATCTAATTCACCGACGTATAAAGAAGCAGAAGTAGTATCAACATTGCTGTTGTTAGCTTCAGTTTCAGAAGCAGCTGGAGTACCTTCGGTTTCAGAGGCAGCTGGAGCACCTTCAGTCTCGTTGATgttcaatttttctaattgttCAACGGTTTTATCAGCAATGTCAGACATTTTTTCGATGTtatttgttgttgtttttttctttttagtTGAAAGgaaagataattttttgtatgAAAGGAAAAaagaatgaagaaattaatgtcaaaaatataaattcaatatattttttatttgattaattttttaattttttttattataagttttaaattgatttattaattaaaataaacttattttttatttcttaattataatgttatgtgtattattattttttaattttttttaatttttttgtagGAAAAAAAGCCAAAGATTATTTAAACTGAATTAAACcttcttttattatatttttctttaaaataattttctattaattaaaattaaaatggaaaaaaaaatattgactttttattgttataattttaaaattaaaacttCACAGTTTCTGTTTTTTAAAAAGTATATACCCGTactgatttttttgatCTTCTACTACTGATAAAGAATTACAACAATACAAAGAGAGAAACTAATCAATATACAAAAGTTCGtaaaaacatatatacataaacATGTAAATGTAATTATAGAGAGGATGAACTAATACTAATTAGAATATAGATATAGTTTAATAAGTTAAATATACCCAACTTCAAAAtgattaaaataaaacagcAGTCGTTAAACatgtattatattcatttcaaATAAGAATTAAAAATCCTGATATAGtaaaaagttattaaattattaagtTGTAAGATattcaattattgaattattgaattaatgATAACAGAACTctaaaattcaataacttTTGGTTTCTGGTTTTCTCCATCGTCACTTTCTACAAAACTTCTggtttttaaaaaatttgaaattttaaaaaaaaaacattttctGTTGAAAAGGAACTTTGATTGTACCAAATCTGTGATCCTGTGCTTGGTTTTCTCAGGAAAGTCATGACAATTAACGAGAAAAACTTTTTTGCTCTGCTTCTATAATGAGACCATGCCATGAGTGGCAACAAGAAACGAAAAATTgcaattttcaataattttaataaaaaaaaaaagttttggaaaaaaaacgacttttttattcttttttgcACTAAATTGCCCGTACTTTCTCCactttttttgaaatttttaatttgttcatttttatttccaTGTGActgtgtttttttttttggtaaatGAACATATTCGTGGAGCGTGATATGGAGTATATGTCTTCGAGGTCAGGTGATCTACTATTATCGTTTGTAGACTGCAATGGACAGGAACAAGAGTGTAATGTCACAATACTTATGTACTTGTTATTGgtatctttaatttattattacgagatatatatttatatatatatgtatgtgtgtgtgtgatCATTTCTGGACATtagatattttatcataCATTGCTATTAGTTTGGAGCTTTTCACTGCGATAGGCCAGAACATCGCACTGTAAGACCACAAGTGCTTGCGGAATGTCGTTGGTACTGTTTTCTTGGAATCAGTCTTATGCATGTCAATGAATTTACCTATGGAGATTAACTCTGTCTTTAAGATGTTGGCCCACTCTTTACGGTCAAGACCTTTGCCGCCTTTTCTCAATCTCATTAATGATTTTCTCATTGGTGTCATGGTGGTTCTGCATTCTTCTTCATCCATGTCTGGGTACTCGATCTCATGCTGATGATTGGTAATGGCTGGATCAGGGCTGGCTGTTTTGGTTTTGTGCATTAATGCAGCTGGTCCCGTGGGTAGAGGTTTGGGGTGGTCGTTTCCGTGCGAAGACGGAGATGAACCCCCAGGACCCTTAGGCAATGGTTTGTGGCGCTTGGATGGGTGCTCAGAGTTGTTGGAGTTATTTGTAGTTGTGGTAGCAGCAGAAGGCGTAGTAGCACTGGTGTTCGTGCTCATGCTGGTTGGTAAGGAAGGGGACTTCTCGGTGCCTGAAGTGCTATGTGTTGCTGGCTTACGTACACGCTTCTTGAAACCGTTATTGGATGATTTATCACTGGAGGTACCGGTGGTATCATTGTTCTCATCCTTCATGAAATTGATCAAGTAATCTACTCTTCTACCTAGATGGATTGTACCAGGAACTTTCTTGGACGAACCAGTAATCCCTTTACCTTTCTTCTCAGCTTCAGTAGAAGTGGTTTCTTCTTCGGGTTTCACGCCATTAGCCTCCTTTTCTTTCTTGACGGATTTCTTGCTATCGATACTGtcattcaaaaatattttatcacCAAGACCAAGGAAAGGGTCATCACGGATTTTACTCCATGACCCATACCCATACTTAAATACACCGACTagtaatttttcatcatcgACTCTGGACCAATTACAATTCCAATTTTGAACCGCCTTAGGTACTCTAGCTCCCAGATTGAATTTCAATGAATCGGAGTTGAAGCGTTTATTGATGTAGTCATACAAGAATTTCAAATCATTCGACCTATTTATTAGGGATTCCGCATTCAGCGCTTTGACACCATAAAATTCGAATAACACAGcttttttttctcttttcttGGCAGCTAATTTAGTAATCGGATTGACTTTCGGTTGATCTTCGATTTTGATCCCCTCGgtctttaattttagtCTATAATCATGAGCATCCTTCTCTAGCTTTTCAAATATCTCATTTCTTTCTTGCTCATTCTTCTCAACAGCAGTTTGTGCTTCTTCCATCATGTCATTGTAAACTTCTTCGTACTTCTCAATAGACTTCATTGGAAGAGAACCAGCAGCAATCAATCCACCTAACTGAGGGGTTAAATCACCATGCTTCAAAATTGCTTTATATAAGGCACGGATTTCTCTCTCACCAATAGAATTCATATTATTACATTTGGCTCTCTTTCTCGATGATGATCTGTTGCCATCATCCGAATCAGAATCAGGAGAAGTGCCATCACCATTCACACTgttcttaattttttgtatgGCATTTTTCCTTCTGTTCATCATTTGTAATTGTTCTTGGACATATTCCTCATCTTTACGTCTTTgttcttcatcttttaattttttcaattcttccTCTGGAATAATATCATCCCAATCAACATCGGCTTTGTAGTCAGTAACTTCAAATTgctttaaaaattcttcaCCACCCAGATGAGATTCGCCTAAATCTGGTGTGGTTACATGATCTTCTGCATGATTCAAGACATCATCTAAATTCAAATCTTCCAGTTTTCTTTGGTTATCTTTAGCAGCAAACATGTTACCAGCACcaaactttaaaatttcagcCAAATCACTAGAGGTTGGATCTTTCGATTTAGATTTGCTAGATAGATTTGTGCCATCTGTAACACCTAAAGAAATAATTGCATATTCCAAAATCATCTTCTTTCTAGCTCTCTCTaga
The sequence above is drawn from the Tetrapisispora phaffii CBS 4417 chromosome 2, complete genome genome and encodes:
- the PAB1 gene encoding polyadenylate-binding protein (similar to Saccharomyces cerevisiae PAB1 (YER165W); ancestral locus Anc_8.229), whose amino-acid sequence is MSDIADKTVEQLEKLNINETEGAPAASETEGTPAASETEANNSNVDTTSASLYVGELDPSVSEALLYDIFSPIGPVTSIRVCRDAITKTSLGYAYVNFNDHESGRTAIEKLNYSPIKGKPCRIMWSQRDPALRKKGAGNIFIKNLHPDIDNKALHDTFSVFGNILSCKIATDETGKSKGFGFVHFEEDNAAVEAVDAINGMMLNGREVYVAQHVSKKDRESKLEEVKANFTNVYVKNVDVDTPEDEFTALFSKYGPITSIAMEKDSEGKFRGFGFINFENHDDAAKAVEELNDLEFKGQKLYVGRAQKKYERLQELKKQYEASRLEKLAKYQGVNLFVKNLDDSIDDEKLEAEFAPFGSITSAKVMRNEEGKSKNFGFVCFSTPEEATKAITEKNQQIVAGKPLYVAIAQRKDVRRSQLAQQIQARNQLRYQQATAAAAAAAAGMPGQFMQPMFYGVMPPRGVPFNGPNSPMGAVPRQQFRNGPVYGVPPQGAPQGNFPGNDQLYQQKQRQALGEELYKRVSSKTSDEEAAGKITGMILDLPPQEVMPLLENDELFEQHFNEASAAYESFKQEQQEQQQ
- the UBC13 gene encoding E2 ubiquitin-conjugating protein UBC13 (similar to Saccharomyces cerevisiae UBC13 (YDR092W); ancestral locus Anc_8.230), with protein sequence MASLPKRIIKETERLVSDPVPGITAEPHDDNLRYFSVTIEGPEGSPYEHGIFDLELFLPDDYPMESPKVRFLTKIYHPNIDRLGRICLDVLKTNWSPALQIRTVLLSIQALLASPNPNDPLANDVAEDWIKNETGAIATAKEWTQKYAQAKE
- the DNF1 gene encoding aminophospholipid-translocating P4-type ATPase DNF1 (similar to Saccharomyces cerevisiae DNF2 (YDR093W) and DNF1 (YER166W); ancestral locus Anc_8.231), producing the protein MPSGNPFEDQIDNNNNPFETNMENSNGSESHNDTNPKVQFLNTDEFKDVAFDNDNENSLSYDDQNDAHSFEATPHLNKKDNKGAFEPFEDELETHTSLKNDLEDEAEDNELNHNGNRMKRLRWGTHRNKKGRPNVGRAKTLKWAKKNFQNPFEEFIGMEDSLDDAAEKNRADEHRTVYFNMDMPADTLDEDGHPIVDYVRNKIRTTKYTPITFFPKNILFQFQNFANVYFLVLIILGAFQIFGVTNPGFASVPLIVIVCITAFKDAIEDSRRTVLDLEVNNTRTYILSGVPNNNVSVDNISLWRKFKKANSRLLFKFIDYCKESFTEEGKKKKAQRQRNKLHVQRTREASGNPRNSLDSMESYRGSAEYGRPSLDYDVDEPYDMYANNGTVIDKSLPPREDCKFSKDYWKNVNVGDIVRIHNDDEIPADIILLSTSDHDGGCYVETKNLDGETNLKVRNALKCSIPVRSSRDIGRSKFWIESEGPHANLYTYQGNLKYVDPATGDMSNEPININNLLLRGCTLRNTKWAMGIVIFTGNDTKIMLNAGVTPTKKSRIARELNFSVVINFLLLFVLCFVSGIINGVYYNKSGTSRNYFEYGTIGGSPATNGFVSFWVAVILYQSLVPISLYISVEIIKTAQAAFIYGDVLLYNAKLDYPCTPKSWNISDDLGQVEYIFSDKTGTLTQNVMEFKKCTINGVSYGRAYTEALAGLRKRQGINVEEEGRREKAEIAKDKDTMIADLKSISNNSQFYPDEMTFVSKEFVKDLKGENGDYQKKCDEHFMLALSLCHSVLVEPHKNDPDRLDLKAQSPDEAALVGTARDLGFSFVGKTKTGLIVEIQGVQKEFQVLNILEFNSSRKRMSCIIKIPGPTPESEPSALLICKGADSIIYSRLSKDNNQNDETLLEKTALHLEQYATEGLRTLCIAQREISWSEYEKWSKQYDVAASSLNNREEELERISDQIERDLVLLGGTAIEDRLQDGVPDSIALLADAGIKLWVLTGDKVETAINIGFSCNLLNNDMELLVIKSQGEDVSKYGEDPFEIVNSLLSKYLREHFNMSGNELELAEAKLQHDVPHGNFGVVIDGDALKLALSGEDIRRKFLLLCKNCKAVLCCRVSPSQKAAVTKLVKNTLDVMTLAIGDGSNDVAMIQSADVGVGIAGEEGRQAVMCSDYAIGQFRYLTRLVLVHGRWSYKRLAEMIPSFFYKNVIFTLALFFYGIYNNFDGSYLFEYTYLSFYNLAFTSLPVIFMGILDQDVNDTISLLVPELYKVGILRLEWNQRKFIWYMVDGLYQSIICFFFPYLIYHKTMYVSNNGLGLEHRYYVGTMVATIAVIACNLYILIHQYRWDWFTGFFIGLSIIVLYGWTGIWTSSLISNEYFKAASRIYGVPVFWGITFIGVMFCLLPRFTYDVFLKLFYPSDVDIIREMWARGDFNQYPQGYDPTDPNRPNITKNSLVSNEKKIQLNVADDEDPFSDSAMYFGGNNSNRSLATEEIPMSFIDRPDGTPMLIRKDQPNNWTSPKENQDLLFSPNINSDEERVPRRSMGARTSLDQTREQMLTSNQLDTRFSVDRARVSLELPGVTHAEDLMKRQSRET